In Tepidamorphus gemmatus, the genomic stretch AGATCGGTCGGATAGGCACGGCGGCGGCGCCGCATCGGTGTCGACCTCGGTTCGGAAAAGCCGACACCCCATGAATCATACAGGAGTCGCCCTGGAAATCCCCCTTCTCAAACACGCTCTTAGCGCTGTTATTCAGCATCGGCCGGCGCATGCACTCGACCGGCTTTTGGGTCCCGTGCGCCGTTGCCTCGTCCTCGTCACCAGCGTGTCCGATCTGCCAGATGGTCGACTGATCGCGTGCGCCCTGCCAATGGCCGTTCGCATTCTTACGGACGGCATAGAAACAGGGCTCGTGCTGCCAGTGATAGTCGCCTCGGCCGAGCACGAAGCGGGGCTTCACCCAGATGATCTGTGACCGGATCGCCAGTCCGCAGGCTTCGAGACTCTCCGCGACGGTGCGGCAGTGAACGCCGGCATGCCAGACATAGGCGACGTCGCCCGGGAACAGCGCCCAGGCCTCACGCCAGTCGGCGCGGTCGTCATTGGAGACACGGCCGGTGCGCACCGTCGCCGATACGCCGGCTTCGTTGCGCCAGGCCGGGTCGTAGTCGACTCCGTAGGGCGGGTCCGTGACCATCAAGTGCGGGACCGCACCCGCGAGCAGTCGCTCGACATCGGCGCCGCTCGTGGCGTCGCCGCAGAGCAGCCGATGCTTGCCAAGCAGCCAGAGGTCGCCCGGGCGTGTGACGGGATCCGCCGGCGGCTCTGGGACGACGTCCTCACCGTCCGTGCCGCCATCGGGCCCGTTCAGGTCGTCGAGCAGGCGGTCGAGCTCGTCCTCGCCAAAGCCGAGGAGATCGAGGTCGATCCCGTCCTCCTTGAGCCGCCCCAGCTCAGCTGCGAGCATCGCGTCATCCCAGCCGGCAAGCTCGGTCAGCTTGTTGTCGACGATGCGGTAGGCACGCGCCTCCGCGTCGCTCAAGTGGTCGAGGCGGATGACCGGCACTTCCCTGAGCCCGATCTTCCGGGCCGCAAGCAGCCGGCCGTGACCGGCGACCAGCACACCGCGTTCATCGACAAGGCAGGGTGCGGTCCAGCCGAAGCGCACGAGGCTTTCGGCAAGCCTTGCCACCTGATCCTCACCGTGCACACGCGCGTTGCCCGCATAGGGGATGAGCCGGTCGACTGGCCAAAGCTCGATCGCCGAGGACTGGAAGCGAAGGTCTTTCATGATGGGCTCACAGGCGGACGACCAGGACAGCCGGGCGATGCTTTGCCAAACCCCGCCAAGCCTCGACGCGCCATGCCGGCCGCGCCGGCGCCCCTCCGGATTGCCTGCCCCTCAAGAGATCGGCGCAAGCCCAACGCCGCGCTGCCGTGCGACCGCTTCGAAGTCTTCGGTCCCACCATCGAGGAACACTGGCTGATCGGGAAAGAGCTGACGCCACCGCAGGAGCGCGACGTCGACGTATTCCGGGGCAAGCTCGATCGCGCGCACCTGCCGGCCGGTCCGCTCGCCGGCAATGATGCTGGTGCCCGAGCCCGCAAACGGCTCGTAGACAACATCGCCTTCATTGCTGTAGGCGTGCATCACGAACTCGGGCAGCGCCACCGGGAACACCGCCGGGTGCTCGGTTTCGATGCCGCGCGCCTTGTGCCGGGTAATGCGGATGACGTTGTCGGGAATGCGCGTGTCCTGCACGCCCTGGCCGGCGTGCGTCCATTCACCGACGTGACCGTCCTTGTTGCGCATGCCGCCGTGGGCGTCGTTGATGTGGCCGGCCCATTTGCAGGGCACGATCTTGTTCGGCTTGCGCGCCGAGCGATTGAAGTGGAACAGAAGCTCGAATGCGGGCGCCAGGCGCCCGTTCCAGTCGCCTGGAAGCCCCGGTCCCTGGTCCCAAACGTAGAGTCCGAAGCGGCGCCAGCCCTCAGCGCGCATCCAGTCGAGCCAATCCTGCCAATAGGGCTGCCACTCGTTGTCGCGATGGATCAGCCCGAGATTGACGAGCAGCTGCGCGTCGTCGGTCACCGGCAGGTTGGCAAACACCCCGCGCATCAGCGCGTCCCAGTCGCCGACCCCGCCGGTCGTGTAGTCGCGCTGGTTGCCGTAGGGCGGTGACGTGAAGACGAGCGCCGCGCGCTCGTCGTTCATCACGCGCTCGACGACAGCGGCATCCGTGCTGTCGCCGCAGAGCAGGCGATGATCGCCGAGCCGCCAGAGGTCGCCCGGTCGGCTGACCGGGTTGCGCGGCGGCTCTGGCGCTTCGTCCGCGGCGCTGCCTTCTTCGGTGTCGCCGTCAGGCGACATCGCCTCCGTGTCGTCGAGCGGCGCCATCAGTCGGTCGAGCTCGGCTTCGTCGAAGCCTGTGAGCGCCAGGTCGAAGCCGTCGCCGTTCAGCGCATACAGCTCGGCGGCAAGCAGCTCCTCGTTCCAGCCGGCAAGCTCGGTGAGCTTGTTGTCGGCAAGGCGATAGGCGCGGCGCTGAGCCGGCGTGAGATGCGAGATCCGGATCACCGGCACGCTCTTAAGGCCGAGACGCTGCGCCGCCAGCACGCGGCCATGCCCCGCGATCAGCGTGCCCTCGTCGTCAACCAGGCAGGGCACCAGCCAGCCATATTCCACCAGGCTTCCCGCCAGGAGGCCGATCTGGCGCTCGTCGTGGGTCCTGGCGTTTGCCGCATAGGCCACAAGCTTCTCGATCGGCCACTGCTCGATGGCCGAGGCCTGAAAGCGAAGATCACGCATGGTTGTTTGGATCAGTCCGTGGCAAGCCGCCTTGCCGTGCGCAGCCCCGCCAACCTCGACACGCCATGCCGGCCATGACTTGCCCCGCCCAGGCTTGCCCGGCCCTTCCGGACCAGAACCAGCCATGCGGCACCTGCCGTGCCAAGCCTCACCACGCCTGAGCCAGCCCAGTCACGCCAGACCCCGCCAGCGGCGCCCAGGCATGCGACGCCGCGTCCCACCGTGCGCGGCCAAGCCACGCCTTACCCGAACCGAATCGGCCTTGCCGGCCGAGCCCCGATGCACCGAGCCTTGCCGCGCCCATCCCTGCCTTGCCTTCGAAGCCGATCACGCTGCCACTGGCGGCAGCGCCGCCTCGATCTCATCAAGCGCGGCGAAGAAACTGGAGAACTCGACAAGATCGGCATAGCGGCGTCGCAGCGCCTGGAAATCCTCCCAGGCCTGGCGCAGCACGATGGCGCGCCGCGCGGGGTCCGACAGCGCGACGGCGGACGTGGTGTAGTACTGCCGATCGCCGTCTTTCACATTCACGAAGGCGACTACACGTCTCGCCCCATCGCCGGGACCGGCGCGGTAGCGCACCACGACCGAGCGGATCAGAGCGCGCGCCTGCACGAGGCGGTATTGATGGGCTGCCTCCGCCTCGTCCCACTCGAACAGCGGATGCAGCGGCGAAGCCGAATGGCGAGCATCCGCAACGACCGCTTCCGGCGTCAGTTCGCCACCGCCGGCGGCCCGCAACTGTTCCAGCCGCTCGCCCGCCGCTTGCGCCGCCACCCGCGCACCCTTCTGCAGCCGCGCGCCGTCACGCCAAGCGTATTCGAACCGGTCCATCACGCGGCCTCCGTAACAAGGCGCC encodes the following:
- a CDS encoding site-specific DNA-methyltransferase encodes the protein MRDLRFQASAIEQWPIEKLVAYAANARTHDERQIGLLAGSLVEYGWLVPCLVDDEGTLIAGHGRVLAAQRLGLKSVPVIRISHLTPAQRRAYRLADNKLTELAGWNEELLAAELYALNGDGFDLALTGFDEAELDRLMAPLDDTEAMSPDGDTEEGSAADEAPEPPRNPVSRPGDLWRLGDHRLLCGDSTDAAVVERVMNDERAALVFTSPPYGNQRDYTTGGVGDWDALMRGVFANLPVTDDAQLLVNLGLIHRDNEWQPYWQDWLDWMRAEGWRRFGLYVWDQGPGLPGDWNGRLAPAFELLFHFNRSARKPNKIVPCKWAGHINDAHGGMRNKDGHVGEWTHAGQGVQDTRIPDNVIRITRHKARGIETEHPAVFPVALPEFVMHAYSNEGDVVYEPFAGSGTSIIAGERTGRQVRAIELAPEYVDVALLRWRQLFPDQPVFLDGGTEDFEAVARQRGVGLAPIS
- a CDS encoding site-specific DNA-methyltransferase yields the protein MARLAESLVRFGWTAPCLVDERGVLVAGHGRLLAARKIGLREVPVIRLDHLSDAEARAYRIVDNKLTELAGWDDAMLAAELGRLKEDGIDLDLLGFGEDELDRLLDDLNGPDGGTDGEDVVPEPPADPVTRPGDLWLLGKHRLLCGDATSGADVERLLAGAVPHLMVTDPPYGVDYDPAWRNEAGVSATVRTGRVSNDDRADWREAWALFPGDVAYVWHAGVHCRTVAESLEACGLAIRSQIIWVKPRFVLGRGDYHWQHEPCFYAVRKNANGHWQGARDQSTIWQIGHAGDEDEATAHGTQKPVECMRRPMLNNSAKSVFEKGDFQGDSCMIHGVSAFPNRGRHRCGAAAVPIRPI